Genomic segment of Streptomyces sp. NA02950:
ACCGGAGCTCCGCCCCCGCCGCCACCGGACCGCGGGCGAGCCCGGCCGCCGGGACGGGGAGCGGGGGTGTGCCAGTGGGGTCGAGGAGCCACCACAGCAGCAGGTCGAGCAGCGGGCCCGGCGCCTCGGCCAGGACGGAGTGGCCCTGGTCCGGCAGGACGACCGACCGGGCGCGCGGCAGCACGGACTCCAGCCACTCCCCGTTCCCGGCGAGCTCGGACTCGGCGCCGTACACGGCGAGCACCGGACACCGCACCGAACGGACCTGCTCCGCACCGCGGGTCCGGCTCCCCGGTACGTCGCGGGCGATGGTGGTGGCCCGCACCAGACGTGCCGCCGACCGCGCCAGCCGGGCCGTGTGCGCCCCGCGGTGCGCGGTGATCCAGGCCATCGACTCGGTTTCGTGCTCGATCAGTTCGCCGACCATCCGCCGGAAGATGCCGTCGATCTCCACGGCCCACGACGCGGTGGCGGGTCTCGCCTCGATCGCCACCAGCCCCGCGACCCGTTCCGGGTGGCGGATGACGTACTCGAAGGCCACCGTGCCGCCGAAGCAGTTGCCGACCAGATGGACCGGGCCCGCGATCTCCAGCCGGTCCAGCAGCCGTTCCAGATCGGTGACGAACGACTCCAGCCGGTAGCCGGTGGCCGGTCGGCGGCTGCGGCCGTGGCCCCGGTGGTCGTACATGACCACATCGATCCCGGCGGCTGCGAGGCCGGGCGCCACGGTGAAGTAGTAGCTCGCCAGGCTGTCGGTGAGCAGTCCGTGCAGCAGCACGGCGGTGGTGGCGGCCGGGCGGCCCTCGGGCGGGGGCAGCCGCTGGACATGGAGTTCGATACCGTCACCGGGGCCGCCGGTGTGGACCATGGCCATGGTCAGCTGCCCCCTTCGGCGGCCCGCAGCCGTTGCGCCACATGGCGGACCAGATGTCCGACGCTGAGGTCGATGATCTCGTCGAGCTCCAGATCGGCCACGAACTCCGCGAAGTTGACGTGTTGTCCGTACCGCGCCTCCAGGCTGCCCGCCAGGGCCACCAGGTCGATGCTCTCCAGCTCCAGGTCCTCGGTGAAGCGGGTCTGCATGGTGATCTCGATGTCGTCGACGCCGTATTCGTCGAGCATGGTCCGGAGCATCCCCGCGATGTCCTCGAGGACGGACCGCTCGTCCGCAACGGGTGGGGCCGTCTGCTCACCGATGGTCACAGTGCGTTCTCCTCGTAGTTGTCCACCGTGCCGGTCGTCCAGGCCACGGCGTAGTCCCTGATCGGCAACCCGGGCGGGTTCGCCGTCTGCGCGCATCGCATCCGGTAGCGGCGCGGCGGGCCGGAGGCCGTGGCCACCTCGGCCAGGAGCCACCCGGGTCCCGCCGCGACCATGACCGACTCCGGTGGCCGGCCGTGTGCCGATGTCCCCTCCGCCCCGGTCACCGCCCGGTGTGCGGCACGGAAGGCAGCCGCCCACCGGTCCTTGGACACGCCGGTCGCGTCGCACACCGCGGCCAGCGCCTCCCGTTCCCCCTCCGCCACCGGAGTCTGTCCGCCGGTGTCCGTGACCGCCTCGATGCCGATGCCGACGCCCGGCACACCGCGGCCGCCCGGTGGCCGGGGACGCACCAGCGCCACCCCGGCCTCGGCCCGGTGCGCGAGGGCGACGTCCAGCTCCGGCACCGTCCGCCCGTGCACACCGATGGCACACGGGCGCCCCCGTTCGTCCTCCCGGATCCCGATCTCGGCGGGGAAGACCGGGCCCTCCCCGCGCCCCCAAAGCCACTGCCGCACCGCGTCCTTGGCCGCGATCCGGCCGAGCAGCCACTGTCTGCGGCCGCGTGGTGCGTGGCGCTCGTACTCGGCGCGCTCGGCCGCGCCCAGATGGTTCCGCATGATCAGGTCACGGGACGCCAGGTCGGGCCAGCGTTCATGGACCAGCACCCAGCCGCCGGGCCGCGCGCTCGACAGCGTGTTGCGCTGCGGGAAGCGCTGGGCCGCCACCGTACGGGGGTGGTTGTCGAAGCGCCGGTCCTGCCAGCCGTTCAGCTCCGCCCACACCACACCACCGGTCCAAAGCTGCATATCGGCCTCCAGCATGGTGTCGCTCAGCGATACGATCCGCACCACGCACTCCAGTTCGGTGCCCGGTGCCGGTGGCGGGCCGAAGAGGCGCAGCCGGCGCAGGGCGACGGGGAAGACCACGGTGCGCTCGGTGCGGGTGGCCATGATCCAGTAGCCGAGCAGCTGGCCCACGTTGTCCAGCAGCGCGCCGGGCGCGGACGGTGCCGTGATCGTGCCGCGCACATGGGACGCGCAGATGGCGGTGAGCCGGGTGAGGCCCTGGAACGCGGAGCCGTGGAACATCCATCGCTCGTGGTACAGCTCGGCCGCGGTGTGGTCGGGGGCCCGCTCGTCGGCGGGGTCCGTACGCCACGGTGCGGGACGGTCGGCCGGGTGGCCGGAGGCCGTCTCAACCGTGCCGCGCGCGCCGTCCCCGAACGCGACCTCGAACCGGTCGGGAGCGCCGGGGGAGACGGCCACGGTGACCGGCACCTCGACCGGTGGCGCGGCCGCCACCCACTGGTCGAACCGCGCTCCGTGCACGGCGATTGCCGCCCGCCCGGGGGCCGCCCGCTCCGCCGCGTCCATGAGGTGCTGGAGGATCGTCGTGGCCGGAACCACCGGACGCCGGTCCGTCTCATCGGGCCAGCCGGGGCGTTGCGGGAAGAAGCAGTGGTCGAGCAGATAGGGCATGGCCCGGGTGGAGATGTGCAGCACGGTGCGTGTCACCTGCCGTTCCGCGCCGGGTTCCGCGGAGGGCTCCGCGCCGGGCTGCGCGCTCCGTCCGGTGTCTTCGGCCGCGTCCTGTCCGGCCCGCCGCGACCCGGCCGGTGCGGTGTCCTGTGCCGTGACCGGGCGGTTGCGCGCCGGGGACGGTCGGGCGCCGGCCGCGGCGATGACCTCCGCCGCCGAGTCCGCCGTCTCGCGCAGCAGCGCGTCGAGTTCGGCGGCCACGGGGTGGCGCCCGGCGAGGGCCCCGAGGCCGTCCGGCGCCGTCCGCCCGTTGCCCGGTGAGGGGGACGGCCGGACGGCGGAGAGCTCCGCCCGCAGCGCCGCCGCGTCGCGTTGGCCGAGGGAGACCAGGGAGCCGCCGAGGTCGAGCCGCACCGGTGGCAGCGACGCGGTGGCCCGTGGCTTTCCGCGGCCGAGCACGGCAGGCTTTGGCAACGCGGGGTCGACACGGGCGCCTTCGGTCCACAGCGCGGTGGCCACCCGGCGGAGCTGGGCGACACCGTCACGGCGGGCCGAACCCGCCGCCACCACCAGATGCTCCCTGCCCTGGAGGGTGTCCCCGATGAGCGAGGCCAACTGCCCGGTGCCGACCTGGACGAAGGCCCGGACCCCCGATGCGTACAGAGCCTCGGTCAGCGCGCGGAAGCGCACCGGCTCCAGCAGGTGGCGCAGGAACAGTTCGCGCACCGCCGGTTCGGTGTGCGGATACGGCGCGGCCGTCGTCCCGGACCACACCGGGGTGGCCGGGGTCAGCAGCTCGAACCGCCCCACGATCTCCTCGATGGACTCCAGATAGGGCGCGAGCATCGGGGTGTGGAAGCCGGACTGGAACGGCAGCAACTGCGCGATGACCCCCTCGGCGCGCATCGCGGTGACGAACTCCTCGACAGCCGCGCGCGGCCCGCACACCATCGACTGACGCGGGGCGTTGTCGTGCGAGAGCACCGTCCCCGCGTACGGCCGCGTCGCCAGGGCGGCCACCACCCGCTCGGCGGAGGCGCCCAGAGCGGCGAACGCCAGGCCGGGCACGCGGAGCGTATCGGGGTCGAAGGAGTCGAGGAAGGCGTCGACGGCCGCCCCGGAGCAGAGCCCGCCCGCCGCCATGGCCGTCCACTCGCCGACGCTGTGGCCCGCGAGCGCGTCCGGCACCAGGCCCATCCGCCGCAGCGCGCCGTCGAGCAGCCGCCCCACCGCGAAGACGCCGACGCCATGGCGGCCCACATCACCGACCCGCGCCGCTCCGGCGGAGTGGCGGGCCACCGCGCCGGCGAGCCCGAAGTACGCGGCGACGCCGTCCACCCGGGGCGCGAACTCCGCCTCGAGGCCGGGGAAGACGAAGGCGAGACGGCCCGTTCCCGTACCACCGCCGCCCTCGTGGTGCGCGCCAGCGGTGTGCCGTTCGCCGCCCTCGCCGAGCAGCGGGGCCGGGGTGAACCAGATGTCACCGCGGCCCCGCCACGCCCGGCCGCCCGTCACCACCCGCCGGGCCAGGGCCAGCCGTTTGGCGGTCGGTGCGACGATGCCGAGCCGGGCACGGCCCGGTGTGCGGTGGCCGTCCGACCCGGCGGTACGCAGCGCGGCGTCGTCCGCCGCGAGCAACTCGCCCAGCTCTTCAGGGGTGGCGGCGGCGAGCGCCAGCACCGGCTCGGGCTCGGCCACGGTCGTGGCAGCGGCAGTGGCACTGCCCGGAGCGGAGGAGGTTGCGGGGGAGGGGGCGGAGCGTGGTGCCGACGGTGCTTCCTCCAGCACCACATGCGCGTTGATCCCGCCGAAGCCGAAGGCGTTCACCGCGGCCCTGCGCACCTCGGCACCGGGCGCGGCCTCCCAGGGCTCGGCCTTCTCGAGGACGTGGAAGCGGGTCGCCGCCAGCGCGGGATGCGGGTCGTCACAGTGTAACGTCGGCAGCAGCTGTCCGTGGTGGAGCGCCAGCGCGGCCTTGACCAGTCCGGCCACCCCCGCCGCCGGCATCGTGTGGCCGATCATGGACTTCACCGAGCCGATGACCGCCCCGCCACCGCCACTGGTTCCGAAGACCTCGGCCACGGTGGCGAGTTCGGCCGCGTCCCCGGCGGGTGTGCCGGTGCCGTGCGCCTCCAGCAGCCCGATCGCGCCGGGTTCCCGCGGATCCAGCCCCGCCGCCCGCCACGCCTGCCGCACGGCCCGTGTCTGGCCATCGGGATCGGGGGTGGTCAGCCCCGCCGCGCGGCCGTCGCCCGCCACCCCGGTGCCCCGTACGACCGCGTAGACACGGTCCCCGTCACGCAGGGCGTCGGCCAGCCGCTTGAGCACCACCACCCCGGTGCCCTCGCCGATCAGAACACCGTCGGCCGCCCGATGGAACGGGCGGATCCGCTGACTCGGCGACAGCGCGCGCAGCTGCGCGAAAACACTCCACAGCGTGATGTCGTGGCAGTGGTGCACACCGCCCGCGAGCATCATGTCGCAGCGCCCGGAAGCCAGTTCACCCACGGCCTGGTCAACGGCGACGAGCGAGGAAGCACACGCCGCGTCCACCGTGTACACGGGGCCACGCAGATCGAGCCGATTGGCCACCCGGGAGGCGGCCAGGTTGGGCACCAGACCGATGGCCGCCTCGGGTCGATCGGGCCCCAGCCGTTCGACGAACGCCGCCCGGACCCGGTCCAGCACATCGTCCCGCAGCCCGGGCAGCAGCTCCGCGAGCGTATGCGTCAACTGGTGGGCGGTACGCACCCGCTGGTCCAGCCGGGCGAGCCCCGGCGTGAGATAGCCACCGCGTCCGAGGACGACACCCACCCGTTCCGGGGCGGGCAGCCGGTCCGGGCCGCCCGCGTCGTCGAGGGCCTCCGCGGCCACCTTCAGCGCGATCATCTGGTCGGGCTCGGTGCCGGACACCGAGGACGGCGTGATCCCGAACCGTACGGCGTCCACCTCGGCGAACTCGTCCACGAACCCGCCCCGTCGGCAGTACACCCGGTCGGCGGCCGCCGTACCGCCACCCGCGCTGCCCGGAGCGTAGAACGCCGCGTCCCACCGCCCGTCCGGGACGGCGGTGATGGCGTCCACGCCGTTCAGCAGATTCCGCCAGTAGGCGGCGAGCCCGGGGGCGCCGGGGAACACCACGGACATCCCGACGATGGCCACCGGCGGGACACGGCCGTCCCCGGCAGCCCCGTCCGCCGCACGGTCCGCGGCCCCGGTCACCAGCGCGAGGCGGTGCGGACGACGGCACGGGTGGACTCGTCGCCCCAGGCCAGTTCGCGCAGCAGGGCCAGCGCGCCTTCCTCCGGGTCGATGAGCGCGATGCCGCGCCGGGCGTACGCGCGCGCCAGCTCCGGGGTCACCATCCCGTGGTGTGCGCCTGTGGGTGCCCAGGGCCCCCAGTGGACGGTCAGCACCCGGCGTCCGGTGCGGGCCGCCCACCGGGTCCCGATGGCTTCCAGCGCGTCGTTGGCCGCCGCGTAGTCCGCCTGTCCCCGGTTGCCGGACACCGCGGAGACACTGCCGAAGAGCACCGCGAACGAGGGCTCGGCCGAGACCTTGTCCAGCGCGTCCAGCAGTGTGCTCGCGCCGTCCGTCTTGGTGCCGAACACCCGCTGGAACGACTCCGTGGACTTCTCCTCGATCAGGTGGTCGTCGATCACACCGGCCGCGTACACCACCCCGTCCAGCCGTCCGTGGTCGGTGTGGATCTCCTTGACGGCCCGGAGCACCGCGCCCGCGTCGCGCACATCCACCGACCGGTACCGCACCCGGCTGCCGAGGCTTCGTAACTCCTCGACCGTGGCCGCCACTTCGCGTAGTGCCAGGATCCGGGCCGCCTCACGCTGGATGGTCGCCGGTGTCCGGTCACCGCCCAGGGCGGCGAGCGCGGCGCGCAGCGCGGGCTCGTCCCGGGCCCCGGCGGTGGCCGGGTCCTCGGGGCCCACGGGTTCGGGGGTACGGCCCAGCAGTTCGATCCGACAGCGGGAGGCGGCCGCGAGTGCGGCGGCGAAGCGTGCGGTGATGCCGCGGCCACCGCCCACCAGGACCACCACCGCGTCCCGGTCGAGCCCCAGGGCCGCGGCCTCCGCCGCACCCTCGCCCGCGGGGCCCGCGCCCGCTGCGGCCAGCGCCCCCGGCCCGGTCTCCACCGCCTCCAGCCCCTGCCGCCCGGTGGCGGTGCGCAGTACGACCGGAGTGCGGTCCGTGGCGGCCACCTCGTCGAGCAGCGCGTCGGCGACGGCGGCCGCGGTGGCCGTCCCGTCCGTGGGGAAGTCGACCACAGCCGTCGCGACCTGGGGGTACTCCTTGGCCACCGTGCGGAACAACCCGTGCAGCCCGGCCGGACGGAGGTCGAGCGGATCGGCGTGGCGGGCGGCCAGCAGCCACCGCGGACGGCATCGCAGGGCCGCCCGGACGACGGGGAACGCGGCGGGCAGCACGGGCGCGCCGGAGCCGCTGAGCGGGTCGAGCAGGATGACTCCGTCCATCCGGCCGTCGCCTTCGGCCAGCAGGTGTCCCGCGTCGAACACCACGACCTCGGCGCCGTACTCGGTCAGCCGCGCGGAGAGGGCGCCGGCCACGTCGTCGGCCGCGCCGAGCAGGGCGAAGCGGGTGCCGGACAGCAGCGCGGGCGCGGTGCCGACGGTGTCGGGAACGGCGAGCGGCACCGGACGCAGCAGGAACCGTCGGGGTGCGCTTCCGGTGGCGGTGGCCGGTGCCGCCTCCGCGACGGGGGCACCGGGGACGGGGGCCGGTTCGCCGCTGGCGCCGGTGGCGGGGGCGGCCTCGACGGGCTCGGCGGTGGCGGGTTCGGTGGCGGCGGGGGAGAGGCGGGCGGTCAGCCAGGTGGCGACGGCCGTCGCCGTGCGGGCCTTGGCCAGTTCCTCCAGCTCCTCGTCGCCGAGAGCCCCCGGACCGGATATGCCCAGACGCCGGGCCAGCTCTCCCGCGATCTCGGCCCGTTTGATCGAGTCGATGCTCAGGTCGGCCTCGAGATCGAGATCCGGCTCGATCATGTCGAGTGGGTAGCCGGTTCGTTCACCGATGATCTCCGATACGGCGCGGAGCACCTCCGCCACGGTGTGCTCTTGGGCGGGCGCCGGGCCGTCGGCGGGCGGCGCGGGACGTGGTTGCTCCGGTGGCGCTGCCACGGGAACGGGCGTGTCCACGGAAGCGGAAGCGGTCACCGGTGCCGACACCGGTGTCGGCACCCGCGCGTGGACGGCGTCCGGTGCGGTCGGCCGGGCGTCCGGCGTGGCACCGAAGTACGTCAGGAGTACATCGCGCTGGGCCGCGACCATCTCCCGGCTCGTCCTGAGGAATTCGGAGATCAGGGCGTCCCGGTCGCCTCGCGCGCCCTCCGTGTGCTCCGCCTGGCTCACCGTTGCCTCCACGACACGTCGGGCCGGTGCGAGCGCACCGGGGAGAAGTTCACCGGCGGCGGTACGGACCAGCTGCCCGTCGACCGTCCAACCCGCCCGGCGCGGCGGATCGGCGCGTCCCGCGTCCACGGCGTCCCGGCCGTGGAACAGCCAGCCGGTCCGCACCGGCAGCCCGGCAACGGCCAGTTGGGCGAGGGCGTCGAGGAAACCGGGCAGCCCGCCGATGCCGGTGGCCTCCCGCGCGCCGTCGCAGGCGACGGCGCGGTGCGGACGGTCGCCGAGGATCGCCCCGACGAGCCGGGTGAGCACCGTGCCGGGTCCCGCCTCGACGAACACCCGGGCGCCCGCCGCGTACATGGCCTCGATCTGCTCCATGAAGCGCACGGGAGCGCCGATCTGGGCGGCGAGTTCCGCCCGGATGGTGTCCGGGGCAGCGCCGTGCGGGGCGGCGGTGCGGTTCGCCCAGACCGGGAACTCCGGTGGCGCCAACTCCCGCCGGGCCAGTGCCCCGGCGAAACGTGACGAGGCGTCCGCGACCAGTGGGCTGTGGAAGGCGCAGGCCACCGGGATGGTCTTGGCGGAGTGTCCGGCGTCCCGCAGTGCGCGCACCGCCTTGGCCACCGCCTCCTCCGGCCCGGACACCACGGCCTGGCGCGGGGCGTTGTGATTGGCGAGGACGACCCGCTCATGGAGCCCGGAGTCCCGCAGTACCCGTACGACCTCCTCGGCCGGTGCCGTCACCGCGGCCATCGTCCCGGGAGTGTCGCCCGCGGCGGCCACGATGGCCGCCGCGCGTTCGGCACTCAGCTCCAGCAGGGCGCGGGGGGTGAGGGCTCCCGCCGCGCAGAGCGCCACCAGCTCTCCGTAGCTGTGCCCGCCCGCCATGTCGGGCCTGACACCGGCGGTGGTGAGCAGGTCGTACGCGGCCAGCCCGGTCATCCCGAGCGCGGGCTGCGCCACCCGGGTGTCGGTGAGCGCGGCGCGCTGTGCGGCCCTCCCCGCCGTGTCGAACGCGGCCGGTGGATAGAGCACATCGGCGTGGGTGCGGCCGAGTTCCAGGTGGCGCTGGAGCTCGGGGAAGGCGATGAAGTGAGCGGCGAATATCCCGGGCCGCTGGCTGCCCTGGCCGGGGAAGAGGAACGCCACCTTGCCGGTGCGGCCACCGTACTCGGAGCCGTCGGCCTCCGGTGCTCCGGCCAGGGGCCCTCCGGCCTCCGGCGTTCCGGACACGTGGATCCCGGCCGCCGGGTCGTGCTCACCCGCCAGCACCCGGCGCAGGCGTGCCGTCAGCCCCGCCACGTCCTCGGCCACCACCGCCACCCGCACCGGCGCGTGACCGGCGTCCGACCGCCGGGACGCGGCCAGCGCCAGATCGCGCAGCCGCCACGGCCCGGTGGCGGTGTCGCCCGCCGTTGCCAGCCGGAGCGTCTCCGCCACGGCGCGGAGCGCAGCCGCCTGATCAGCGCCACGGAAGACGAACAGCTCCGCGGGCCAGGTGCTGAGCCCCTGCGGCGGCGGAGCGCCCCCGTCATGGGCCGCCACGACCACATGGAAGTTGGTGCCGCCGAATCCGAACCCGCTGACTCCGGCGGTACGTTCGGCGGCGGGGGCCGCCCACGGACGGGCATCGGCGGGGAACGCGAAGGGGCTGCTGTCCTTGTCCCAGGCGGAGTTCGGCCGCTTCAGATGCAGGGTCGGCGGCTTGACGCCGGTGTGCAGTCCCAGCACCGTCTTGATCAGTCCGGCCAGGCCCGCGGCGCATTTGGTGTGCCCGATCTGGGACTTCACCGAGCCGAGCGCACAGCCGCCCGGCCGGGCCCCGGCCGCGCCGAACACCTCGGTGAGGACGGTGAGTTCGGTACGGTC
This window contains:
- a CDS encoding type I polyketide synthase, producing the protein MTGAADRAADGAAGDGRVPPVAIVGMSVVFPGAPGLAAYWRNLLNGVDAITAVPDGRWDAAFYAPGSAGGGTAAADRVYCRRGGFVDEFAEVDAVRFGITPSSVSGTEPDQMIALKVAAEALDDAGGPDRLPAPERVGVVLGRGGYLTPGLARLDQRVRTAHQLTHTLAELLPGLRDDVLDRVRAAFVERLGPDRPEAAIGLVPNLAASRVANRLDLRGPVYTVDAACASSLVAVDQAVGELASGRCDMMLAGGVHHCHDITLWSVFAQLRALSPSQRIRPFHRAADGVLIGEGTGVVVLKRLADALRDGDRVYAVVRGTGVAGDGRAAGLTTPDPDGQTRAVRQAWRAAGLDPREPGAIGLLEAHGTGTPAGDAAELATVAEVFGTSGGGGAVIGSVKSMIGHTMPAAGVAGLVKAALALHHGQLLPTLHCDDPHPALAATRFHVLEKAEPWEAAPGAEVRRAAVNAFGFGGINAHVVLEEAPSAPRSAPSPATSSAPGSATAAATTVAEPEPVLALAAATPEELGELLAADDAALRTAGSDGHRTPGRARLGIVAPTAKRLALARRVVTGGRAWRGRGDIWFTPAPLLGEGGERHTAGAHHEGGGGTGTGRLAFVFPGLEAEFAPRVDGVAAYFGLAGAVARHSAGAARVGDVGRHGVGVFAVGRLLDGALRRMGLVPDALAGHSVGEWTAMAAGGLCSGAAVDAFLDSFDPDTLRVPGLAFAALGASAERVVAALATRPYAGTVLSHDNAPRQSMVCGPRAAVEEFVTAMRAEGVIAQLLPFQSGFHTPMLAPYLESIEEIVGRFELLTPATPVWSGTTAAPYPHTEPAVRELFLRHLLEPVRFRALTEALYASGVRAFVQVGTGQLASLIGDTLQGREHLVVAAGSARRDGVAQLRRVATALWTEGARVDPALPKPAVLGRGKPRATASLPPVRLDLGGSLVSLGQRDAAALRAELSAVRPSPSPGNGRTAPDGLGALAGRHPVAAELDALLRETADSAAEVIAAAGARPSPARNRPVTAQDTAPAGSRRAGQDAAEDTGRSAQPGAEPSAEPGAERQVTRTVLHISTRAMPYLLDHCFFPQRPGWPDETDRRPVVPATTILQHLMDAAERAAPGRAAIAVHGARFDQWVAAAPPVEVPVTVAVSPGAPDRFEVAFGDGARGTVETASGHPADRPAPWRTDPADERAPDHTAAELYHERWMFHGSAFQGLTRLTAICASHVRGTITAPSAPGALLDNVGQLLGYWIMATRTERTVVFPVALRRLRLFGPPPAPGTELECVVRIVSLSDTMLEADMQLWTGGVVWAELNGWQDRRFDNHPRTVAAQRFPQRNTLSSARPGGWVLVHERWPDLASRDLIMRNHLGAAERAEYERHAPRGRRQWLLGRIAAKDAVRQWLWGRGEGPVFPAEIGIREDERGRPCAIGVHGRTVPELDVALAHRAEAGVALVRPRPPGGRGVPGVGIGIEAVTDTGGQTPVAEGEREALAAVCDATGVSKDRWAAAFRAAHRAVTGAEGTSAHGRPPESVMVAAGPGWLLAEVATASGPPRRYRMRCAQTANPPGLPIRDYAVAWTTGTVDNYEENAL
- a CDS encoding acyl carrier protein yields the protein MLRTMLDEYGVDDIEITMQTRFTEDLELESIDLVALAGSLEARYGQHVNFAEFVADLELDEIIDLSVGHLVRHVAQRLRAAEGGS
- a CDS encoding type I polyketide synthase, translated to MASVAHEGDLVIGVTPFGEPNARLTVALSRAGGLGVLDLGAGGRQALDALERTRSWVGEGRFGVRVAAGCRLAPGDLVVPPTGASPGAAGVDTRPVDTDPRAAGVHGPHTVVLCGDAPWAVEDVAGRHRVLVEVTSADEALDAIATGAHGLIARGNESGGRVGELSTFVLVQRLLADPEVTVPVWACGGIGPHTAAAAVVAGAAGVVLDSQLALLAECGLPEERVAAIRSMDGSETVVAGGHRVLRRRVSAPGTRPLPVGQDGFLAARFAERWRDTARTVRGITDAIRHAGTVVVPDPGAASQADGVLRPDPALGPDPALRPGAMLRPGAALRPGAVLRPGSPMTRTTGTRLPLAQGPMTRVSDQAGFASAVADGGALPFIALALAGRDQARTLLEEAGAALAGRPWGVGVLGFAPEEIRNAQLEAVREVRPSHAVIAGGRPSQAMALEREGITTFLHVPSPGLLGQFLRAGARRFVFEGSECGGHVGPRNSFPLWEAQLGVIEDFLDATDGASGANGAADANDADDTDDADDTGQEHRIEVFFAGGIHDERSAAMVAALAAPLTRRGGAVGLLMGTAYLFTEEAVTRGAVQPLFQRQVVAARRTALLETAPGHATRCVVSPYADSFHTVREELRERGTPDRRMWEELERLNVGRLRIASKGVERDPGGALVAVGEDRQLTEGMFMAGDVAVLRSAITTVDALHRSVSSAAADFLDRSTAALRERLGTGAHQRTVEPAPPPLDIAVIGMACMFPQAPDLATFWAHVVGGVDAVTEVPAERWDPAVHYGAAEDGATNSRWGGFLPRIPFDPLRYGIPPAALGSIEPVQLLALEAARQALEDAGYGDGSGRAFDRSRTSVVFGAESGSDLSHAQTLRAVLPSYFGEVPPGVAEQLPALTEDGFPGMLANVIAGRIANRLDLGGANYTVDAACASSLAAVDVACKELVGGTSDTVLCGGADLHNSITDYMLFSSVHALSPTGRSRTFDSDADGIVLGEGVACLVLKRLADAERDDDRVYGVIKGVGSSSDGRSLGLTAPRPEGQRAALERAYRNARVSPADVGLIEAHGTGTVVGDRTELTVLTEVFGAAGARPGGCALGSVKSQIGHTKCAAGLAGLIKTVLGLHTGVKPPTLHLKRPNSAWDKDSSPFAFPADARPWAAPAAERTAGVSGFGFGGTNFHVVVAAHDGGAPPPQGLSTWPAELFVFRGADQAAALRAVAETLRLATAGDTATGPWRLRDLALAASRRSDAGHAPVRVAVVAEDVAGLTARLRRVLAGEHDPAAGIHVSGTPEAGGPLAGAPEADGSEYGGRTGKVAFLFPGQGSQRPGIFAAHFIAFPELQRHLELGRTHADVLYPPAAFDTAGRAAQRAALTDTRVAQPALGMTGLAAYDLLTTAGVRPDMAGGHSYGELVALCAAGALTPRALLELSAERAAAIVAAAGDTPGTMAAVTAPAEEVVRVLRDSGLHERVVLANHNAPRQAVVSGPEEAVAKAVRALRDAGHSAKTIPVACAFHSPLVADASSRFAGALARRELAPPEFPVWANRTAAPHGAAPDTIRAELAAQIGAPVRFMEQIEAMYAAGARVFVEAGPGTVLTRLVGAILGDRPHRAVACDGAREATGIGGLPGFLDALAQLAVAGLPVRTGWLFHGRDAVDAGRADPPRRAGWTVDGQLVRTAAGELLPGALAPARRVVEATVSQAEHTEGARGDRDALISEFLRTSREMVAAQRDVLLTYFGATPDARPTAPDAVHARVPTPVSAPVTASASVDTPVPVAAPPEQPRPAPPADGPAPAQEHTVAEVLRAVSEIIGERTGYPLDMIEPDLDLEADLSIDSIKRAEIAGELARRLGISGPGALGDEELEELAKARTATAVATWLTARLSPAATEPATAEPVEAAPATGASGEPAPVPGAPVAEAAPATATGSAPRRFLLRPVPLAVPDTVGTAPALLSGTRFALLGAADDVAGALSARLTEYGAEVVVFDAGHLLAEGDGRMDGVILLDPLSGSGAPVLPAAFPVVRAALRCRPRWLLAARHADPLDLRPAGLHGLFRTVAKEYPQVATAVVDFPTDGTATAAAVADALLDEVAATDRTPVVLRTATGRQGLEAVETGPGALAAAGAGPAGEGAAEAAALGLDRDAVVVLVGGGRGITARFAAALAAASRCRIELLGRTPEPVGPEDPATAGARDEPALRAALAALGGDRTPATIQREAARILALREVAATVEELRSLGSRVRYRSVDVRDAGAVLRAVKEIHTDHGRLDGVVYAAGVIDDHLIEEKSTESFQRVFGTKTDGASTLLDALDKVSAEPSFAVLFGSVSAVSGNRGQADYAAANDALEAIGTRWAARTGRRVLTVHWGPWAPTGAHHGMVTPELARAYARRGIALIDPEEGALALLRELAWGDESTRAVVRTASRW
- a CDS encoding alpha/beta fold hydrolase, yielding MAMVHTGGPGDGIELHVQRLPPPEGRPAATTAVLLHGLLTDSLASYYFTVAPGLAAAGIDVVMYDHRGHGRSRRPATGYRLESFVTDLERLLDRLEIAGPVHLVGNCFGGTVAFEYVIRHPERVAGLVAIEARPATASWAVEIDGIFRRMVGELIEHETESMAWITAHRGAHTARLARSAARLVRATTIARDVPGSRTRGAEQVRSVRCPVLAVYGAESELAGNGEWLESVLPRARSVVLPDQGHSVLAEAPGPLLDLLLWWLLDPTGTPPLPVPAAGLARGPVAAGAELR